One genomic segment of Candidatus Binatia bacterium includes these proteins:
- a CDS encoding 2-oxoacid:ferredoxin oxidoreductase subunit beta: MASTPTAQAPKTNRIGLSVLDYRGGKTTLCAGCGHNAISERIIDAMYEMGVKPERVIKPSGIGCSSKSPAYFMSRSHSFNAVHGRMPSVATGALLANKKMMCIGVSGDGDTASIGIGQFLHLMRRNLPIIYVIEDNGVYGLTKGQFSATADIGSKLKNGVINDLPAIDTCALATMLGATFVGRSFSGDKKQLLAMLKAAIAHNGTAMLDVISPCVTFNDHEGSTKSYKFTKDHEEPLQEVTFVPYFEDISVDYDPGTTIDVSMHDGSRLRLRKLEETYDPTNKSEALKRMSEAHEKGDVLTGIFYINTKAPNFMEMLNMVDEPLATLPESVTRPSRQVLEECMQELR; this comes from the coding sequence ATGGCAAGCACACCGACAGCACAAGCACCGAAGACGAACCGGATCGGCCTGAGCGTGCTCGACTACCGCGGCGGCAAGACCACGCTGTGCGCGGGCTGCGGCCACAACGCCATCTCCGAGCGCATCATCGACGCCATGTACGAGATGGGCGTGAAGCCGGAGCGGGTGATCAAGCCCTCGGGCATCGGATGTTCGTCCAAAAGCCCGGCGTATTTCATGAGCCGCTCGCACAGCTTCAACGCCGTCCACGGACGTATGCCGTCGGTGGCCACGGGCGCGCTGCTGGCAAACAAGAAGATGATGTGCATCGGCGTCAGCGGCGACGGCGACACCGCCTCCATCGGCATCGGACAGTTCCTCCACCTCATGCGCCGCAACCTGCCCATCATCTACGTGATCGAGGACAACGGCGTGTACGGCCTGACCAAGGGCCAGTTCTCGGCGACCGCCGACATCGGCTCGAAGCTGAAGAACGGCGTGATCAACGACCTGCCCGCCATCGACACCTGCGCGCTGGCGACCATGCTGGGCGCAACCTTCGTCGGCCGCAGCTTCAGCGGCGACAAGAAGCAGTTGCTGGCCATGCTGAAGGCGGCCATCGCCCACAACGGCACCGCCATGCTCGACGTCATCTCGCCCTGCGTCACCTTCAACGATCACGAGGGCTCCACCAAGTCGTACAAGTTCACCAAGGACCACGAGGAGCCGCTACAGGAAGTAACGTTCGTACCGTACTTCGAGGACATCTCGGTGGACTACGACCCGGGCACCACGATCGACGTCAGCATGCACGACGGGTCGCGCCTGCGCCTGCGCAAGCTGGAAGAAACCTACGATCCGACCAACAAGTCCGAAGCCCTCAAGCGCATGTCGGAAGCGCACGAGAAGGGCGACGTGCTGACCGGCATCTTCTACATCAACACCAAGGCGCCGAACTTCATGGAGATGCTCAACATGGTGGACGAGCCGCTGGCGACGCTGCCGGAGAGCGTCACCCGTCCCTCACGCCAGGTGCTCGAGGAGTGCATGCAAGAGCTGCGGTAA